The Platichthys flesus chromosome 23, fPlaFle2.1, whole genome shotgun sequence DNA segment AGCTTCCATGCGAAGCTCACTCTGACATGATTGGTGGAAAATGAAATTCTCGACTGTATCGAACCAGGAAACGTGCCGTGCAGCTGTGCGTTTGTTTACATCTgtgaaaaaaggagaaatgtcTTTGGCCGTCTGTGACACACACCGAAACTCTTCCCTGGTTTATTTTACGAAATagtgtggaggtgtgtgtgtgtctgtgtgtgtgggtgaaggtGTGAGTTGTGAGGAGCTGGGGGTTTACTCATGTGTGAACTTGCAATGTCGACTGAGTGGAGCCCTCTTCCATGAGAGGAGACCTTTATTTTTATGACCAGGAAATTAGTCTAACTGACACcgaatgttaattaactgtggAACCCATAAATCTAAATAAAGGGCTGTGCTGTTCGAAAGATTTGTAACTTGCCGGGAATAAACACCTACTCCAGAGAATAAAATCGCAATCCTGTCAGTATTAGATTAGAATTTTTAAAAGTACAACCTCACAATAACGATAAAATAACTTGACTTTATACAGCAAACCCCTCGTCACACCCGCCATTATTTGTCTGTTACTctacaggattacacaaaaaaatccGAACCTTATATTTACTGGAAATAAACACCTACTTTCgagaaaaacatcacaatcCTATGGgtttttattgaaattaaaaaaaggttaaCCGCGCAGCAACGTTATAACGACGTGAGTTCATAAATATTCCTCTCGATACCCCACTGTGCGAGCTCAACCCTTCCTGCAGCATTCACTGGACAAGTAAACACCTTCTGTGTGAGGAGGTCAACACTCACACTACACAGCTTCACGTCAGTTTAATGACACGAAACACGTCTGTGCACGTCTCCATTTTCCGCCCACTCTTCCGCACCTTCGGGTCAGTGATGGATCCCGTCGGTGTGATGCTGGTGTGTTTGATTGCATCATGATTGGAGCACTCAGCGGGTCATCACGCCTGTGTCTGCAACAAATGGAGGCACAGCAGCAGACGGTACTTTTCCACTGATTTTAACGAGCAGGCAGCGGCTGACCCCTGAAAAGGAACCTGGCACCGTGTTGCCTCCTCTTTGTTCAACAAGGTCACATAAGAGATGCTTGTTTTTCTCGAGACTCTTCCCGTTTCACATGTGaataaacacgcacacacacacacacaaatgaaagagCAAGGGAAAAAACTGAGAAGTCACTTCCTGATTCAgtcttacacacaaacacaaacatgcctCATGGCTTGACCTGAAAATCATGACTTTGAACATTCAGTACCATTAAACAATCGCACAATCTGCTGGAACAAAACGCCGTTTACAAACTGTTTGAGTCAAATTAAGATGTTGTCATGTGGAACTCGAGGGGAAAAAATGTGGCATGATAAAATGGATAATGGCCAAACAACCAGAGTTCATGGTTCAGTCACATGGCTTGGTGGAGAATGTAAACATTGATAACTCCACAAAGGAAGTTAAGTTTTCATCtcttgtttgttagttagcctCATTCTATCTTCCCATAGTTTGTTCTAATGATTTGTTCAGATCCCATAGTTTGTTCTagatctgatgtgtgtgtgttttgtttggacTCTTGGAAAAGTCGTTTGTgttgcccatattcacaaatcccaatcTGTCTCAATGCACATCATTCACTGCCTTTAACCCTTAAGAAGacagtgaagaaaaaacactcaCAAGGTCATGAcaggttttgtttgttgtcgTTTCCTCCCATGGACCAAAGATGGACGATggaatcccacctcctcccattaACCTGCTTTGTTTGGAGCCAGAATCTGCGCAATAGTGTTTGGGGAATTGAAGCTAACCtcattaaataactaaataaggTGAAAACAGCAACACATGCATTACTGTAGGGACCCTTCACCTCCTGCTCACTTGAATGCAAACAAAAATCCACTCCAAAAAAACTTTTCAACGGTGCTCGTATTTCCGAGAAGCCCTTGAACGCAGCAGCGCGGCTTCACGctaccttgtgtgtgtgcgcgccccCGGTTTATTTTCAGAGCGCCGACGTCACCGCCGCACTCCTCCCATATTGGGGCTCGTCAGACGGCGGCGCGGCCTCCGATTGGTGGGCCGCTGTTGCTGTAGCAGCTGGTGTCGTCACCGAGTAGGGGCGGAGCGAGTAGGGGGAGGGGCCCGCGGTATAAAAACCCTCTCCCCGGCTGCGGGAGCGTCACTGTGGTGGAGGTCAGAGAAACAAGGGAGGGTCCGTCAGCGGCTACACGGGACCCCCGCCCCCAGAAACAATCCTGTATTTACCAACAACACCAGGCACTGAACCGAGCCATCGAAGCGAACCAGCCGGCCTCTACCTCGACACATGCCCGGATACCCAGCGCGTCAGTGACGGATCGGAAGTGGAGCGAAGGAGACGGAGGGAGCgcgtgaaaaaaaacacacactctcacacaacaaaaaaaaaaaaaacaaccaacaactACCGACCGAAGCGCACGGACGTCGCCGTTGCCCTTTTCCTCAATGCATACCCTTTGTGCCCGGGGAACCATGAAACCAGAGATCAACGCCGCCGTGGTATTTCTGTCGAGATTTCTGCGGGTAAAAGGACACGTAAACGACCGGCAGGTCCAGACGTTCAACCAGAGCCTCCACGACATCCTGTCAGGTGAGAAACCAGCACCCCGCCGCCATCACAACCTCCACACTCTTCTCTCAGTGTTAGGTTTTATTTGGTTGTTCGGTAAAGCAGAGGGGACGTGTTGAGGAGCGAGGCAGCGGCCGCGTTTCTTTGTTCTCGCTCCTCGCGTAGATCCGCTGCCACCGCGCAGCGCTGTTTGCGCAGGAGGGGGAGAAACAACGTAAACACGCTGGAAGAGCTCCGGCGCTCAGTCGACGATTAAAACATCACAatcacacattttacacaaataaaccACATTAGACTGAAGGTTGAGGTGTGTAGTtgtttgtgtgggggggaggaggaggaggaagagggggatgcgggaggagaagagaacaaGGAAGTGAGCCTCGGTCGATAAGAGAGAAAGGAGCAAAACAGCCTCCAGTGAGTTAGCTGCTCAATTACGTAATGCGTTTCGACGGCCATAGCGAACATGtcagattaattaattaatatcaACACGAAGGACGCGACCGTTTTATTCTTTCATACACAATTTGACTTTTTTAACACAATCCAGAAAAGCCTCCTGGTATTTTTAggatataaaacacaatttaacctCAGATGTGACATCATCCGTATAATTAGACAATACCAACACTGACTGGGAATCAAATCCCATTTCtcgtttattatttattattatgtttacaCCCGCAACCTACCAGTTTTCATTCCcgcattttttaaatgtaacctttgatgttttgtttttatggagGTTTTCAAAGGTCTGTGTTGCTagggggggggttgtgtctGTAAACACATCTCCAACAGCCGATGACCTACATTTCTTACATAAGGGACTCGTACGTGCACAAAAAACCCAGCAGTTTGTCAGTAAAGTGTCAAATGAATAGAAGTCAACATGCAAAACCATCGACAGAAACAAAGGAACTGCAGATATGTAGTAGTAATAGGTCTTCGTgtgaattaaatacatttctctaAGATGAAGCAACTAGTTTCTTTAAGAGTTAGGTAGAAGGAACAAAGGAATCTCAAACTAACCGTATACAATGTTATTTGTAAAAATTTAACTATAAGAGTTAATTACTTGTGTTAAAGGATCCAGGGTTCTGCTTATTATTGCTTGAAAAATGCACggtgtatatatatgtaatataccttattaaagcaaacacagaaaatcTGCCAGAGCTCGGTGTGACTGGTGTTTGTAAACAGACAAAAGTTGGGAGTAGAATGGAGTTGGCTGGGAGGCCTGGCTGTGGGGGAGGGGATGTTTTCCACCTATAGGAGGACATTAAAGATGGAGGCAGCACAGCCGGAGGGGAAATCCACAAACAGGCGTCAACAGTCTGACATTTACTGGATATTAACatgaattaaatcattattatcCAAATTATCCCTTTTATGACATATTCAGGTTTTAAGTAGCCATTTTTATTGAAAGCTCATGATGATCTAACATTATTTCAAGTATTTCCCAGCAAAAGCCAATTTTGTCCACACGAtcactgcatttaaaaacagaaatgagagCGAGGCTTGTTGTTGCCAAACTAGGCCGGAGCCCCTTTGTGCCTGGAAACATCACAATCACCCactattgtgtctgtgtgttgaaaaGCCTCGGTGCCTCGCTCCTCGTGTTTGTGctgagcgaggggggggggggggggtgttcaaaCTAGTCCCTGTGAACGGATTGAAACCTGCGATAGTTGCGTAACTGCAGTTTGCTGCAAGTTGCTGTGTTATCTGACGACTCCCTGAGCAAACGGCTTCGGATGGAAACCATCCAGCAGCTCTGCCATAAACGGCTCCTGTTAATGCATTTCTAGTGGTCAGGGTCCGCAGCgataaacaggaaaaaaacatttcttgaaAGCTTAGGCTCACACAGGTCTGCTTACTTTTCAGTTTCCCATAtccgccccctcctcctcccatgtGCCCTCGTTTTTAAGAATAGGCCCCGCTGAGCTGATCCTTTCCCAGCTGCTCCGGGGCTTGTGGGGGTAGCTGCCTTTGTGGCTCGCTCCGAAGCAGAAAGATCATCCAGGCCCTTGTGCTCTTTCCTGAGAGCCAGCCCCTCCATTAGCTCGGCAGTGTAGGAGTGAGGGTTATTATCCCACAGATGCATACAGGTGGCCTCCGGGCCCCGAGCTCCCTACTTGGTTTACCCCTGTTTTCCATAAGCCACAATGCAGTCACTGGAAAGGAAATTCAATATGGATGAGCCTTCTCTGGATGAACTGTGGGGGTCAGCTTTAACAAAGATTTAGAACTAAGCAGCTGTGCTACACTGGAAAGTGTTCATGCCCAAAGGGACGGATGAGACTCATTCACTTCCTCGTAAAGACCAAAACAGACAGTCAACACTTTAATTTTCCTCAGCATCAAAACCACGGAAATGCCTGAAGCGCAGTGAGAGTGACGTCACAGTGAATCACTGGTTTCACTGCTCCTCAAACTTCCACACAACAAAGACactttgttggggggggggggggggggggaacctgATCCGGTCCCTTTAAGAGGCGGAACCGCATGTCTCAGATGGTCGGCTTCGACGCTTGCGGTTTTTTTGTTCAGGCGGTCAGGGGGGACCTCTTCCCTCTGACGACAGGCTCGTGGTGGGATTGAGCAATCCAGCAGGCCCCTCTGTTTGTCATGTAGGCCCAGGCAGCCGCTGGCCGCATGTTTATGGCTCCTTATCAGGCCTGTAACAGGTGGTggtgtttttcctttcttctgcACACAACGGCTCCATGTCCTGCAGTGTCCACATTTACATTTGGGTCCTTAATAAGCTGTAGGATATACATCTGCCtttgaaaaaacataaacaggGACATTAGTAAAACATTACATAGTAGCCGCAATGAtttattcgattttttttttttattcttaatatCTTTCTAGTTTTTATAACCACTGAAACTGCTTCTTGGCAAAAACACAAGATTAATATCTTTAATATTTGGACACAACCCAAAAGAACAAGCTCAAACATCAACTGAAGACTATTACACAATATAATAACATAAGTGTCTGTCCCACACATTCACTTTcaaataaattgatttataATGTTCCTACTTTGGTTAAATCCTTTAACTGCCGTAATATGTTTATTGGGTCACAAGGAGTAATCTGAACACAAAGTACCGTCTGTCTACTCGTTTTGACCTTTAGTCTCTACTGCACAGCCACACACTGCActcaggattgtgtgtgtgttttacctctCTGGACCTTTTATCGTTGCATATTACATGATCCTGTCTGCACTGCGTGTCCGAGTCTGATGGTTATCACTCCGAAGCtaaactttctctctctctccactttgtccctcttctcctttcccCCTGCAGAGCAATACAAGCACCACTGGTTCCCAGATAGGCCATGCAAGGGTTCAGGTTACCGCTGCATCCGCATCAACCACAAGATGGATCCCTTGGTGGGGCAGGCGGGCCAGCGCATCGGCCTGACCATCCAGCAACTCTACACGCTGCTGCCCACCGAGCTCACGCTCTGGGTGGACCCCTTCGAGGTGTCCTACCGCATCGGTGAGGACGGCTCCATCTGCGTCCTGTACGAGTCGACGCCCGGGCCCATGACAATGCCGATGAGCATGTCCACCAGCTCCCCCTCAGGAAACAGCGCGTCGCAGGGCCCCATGGTGGACAGTCGACACAGCTGCAAGGAGGAACTGATGGTGCTGGGCAGAACCAGTCCCTCCAAAGCCTACAGTATGATGACTGTGTCCAGTTAGAGAGGCGCACTCTCAGCCCGGCCTACTTGTCTTCAGGGTCACGCCATGCCTGGTCAGATCACTTGACCAGACCAGGGTGAGCCTTTTTAAAGCTAAGAATATGAAAtagtgaaaaaagagaaaagaaaaagaagagaaaaaagatcaGAGGATGCGGCCTATCGTCCAGGTG contains these protein-coding regions:
- the btg1 gene encoding protein BTG1 → MHTLCARGTMKPEINAAVVFLSRFLRVKGHVNDRQVQTFNQSLHDILSEQYKHHWFPDRPCKGSGYRCIRINHKMDPLVGQAGQRIGLTIQQLYTLLPTELTLWVDPFEVSYRIGEDGSICVLYESTPGPMTMPMSMSTSSPSGNSASQGPMVDSRHSCKEELMVLGRTSPSKAYSMMTVSS